Proteins co-encoded in one Paraburkholderia edwinii genomic window:
- the paaI gene encoding hydroxyphenylacetyl-CoA thioesterase PaaI → MSAHPTQPRQPERDAPMSADELARATAAAMVEADACSCALGIELLEVREGYARMQMRVRADFLNGHRICHRGLIFTLADSAFAFACNSRNINTVASGCSIEFLRPVHGGDLLTAEAAEQSLTGRTGIYDIRVINRANEIVAMFRGKSAQIKGTVIPADG, encoded by the coding sequence ATGTCGGCACATCCTACGCAACCACGACAACCGGAACGCGACGCGCCGATGTCGGCCGACGAACTCGCGCGCGCCACGGCCGCTGCAATGGTCGAAGCCGACGCGTGCAGCTGCGCCCTCGGTATCGAGCTGCTCGAAGTGCGTGAAGGCTACGCTCGGATGCAAATGCGCGTCCGCGCGGACTTCCTGAATGGTCACCGCATCTGTCATCGCGGACTCATTTTCACGCTGGCCGACTCCGCATTCGCGTTCGCGTGCAACTCGCGCAACATCAATACCGTCGCGTCTGGCTGCTCGATCGAATTTTTGCGTCCCGTGCACGGCGGCGATCTGTTGACCGCGGAAGCGGCTGAGCAATCGCTGACGGGACGCACGGGTATCTACGACATTCGCGTCATCAACCGCGCGAACGAAATCGTCGCGATGTTCCGCGGCAAATCCGCGCAGATTAAAGGGACGGTGATCCCCGCAGACGGATGA
- the paaG gene encoding 2-(1,2-epoxy-1,2-dihydrophenyl)acetyl-CoA isomerase PaaG: MAYQAIRVVNDSTRRVVTITLNRPDRLNSFTRVMHEEVAAALAEAQATGARALIITGAGRGFCAGQDLADLDFTPGSMTDLGDVIDRQFNPLIRRLQAMPMPVIAAVNGTAAGAGANLAFACDIVLAARSASFIQAFVKIGLVPDSGGTWFLPRRVGFARALGLAITGDKLSAEKAESWGLIWQAVDDGELTSTASELAAQLAQQPTQAIVATRLAMRSGMTQTLDQQLDIERDLQRELGTSHDYAEGVRAFIEKRAPRFEGS, from the coding sequence ATGGCATATCAAGCAATCCGCGTAGTCAACGACTCGACCCGCCGTGTCGTGACGATCACGCTAAACCGTCCCGACAGGCTCAACAGCTTTACGCGCGTGATGCATGAGGAAGTCGCGGCGGCGCTCGCCGAAGCGCAAGCCACGGGCGCGCGGGCGCTCATCATTACCGGCGCCGGCCGCGGCTTTTGCGCGGGCCAGGATCTGGCCGACCTCGACTTCACACCCGGCTCGATGACTGACCTCGGCGATGTGATCGACCGGCAATTCAACCCGCTGATCCGCCGGCTTCAGGCGATGCCGATGCCGGTCATCGCCGCAGTCAACGGCACCGCCGCGGGTGCGGGCGCGAATCTGGCATTCGCGTGCGACATCGTGCTCGCAGCACGCTCCGCGAGCTTTATTCAGGCGTTCGTCAAAATCGGCCTCGTGCCCGATTCAGGCGGCACATGGTTTCTGCCGCGCCGCGTCGGTTTCGCGCGCGCACTCGGCCTTGCGATCACCGGCGACAAGCTGTCGGCTGAAAAAGCGGAAAGCTGGGGGCTCATCTGGCAAGCCGTCGACGACGGCGAGTTGACTTCGACCGCATCGGAACTCGCCGCGCAACTCGCGCAACAGCCCACCCAGGCGATCGTCGCCACCCGGCTCGCCATGCGTAGCGGCATGACGCAAACGCTCGATCAGCAACTCGATATCGAACGCGATCTGCAGCGCGAACTCGGCACGTCGCACGACTACGCGGAAGGCGTGCGCGCGTTCATCGAAAAGCGCGCGCCGCGCTTCGAGGGCAGCTGA
- the paaN gene encoding phenylacetic acid degradation protein PaaN produces MTHTLFSKHEETLQKALAAIETRGYWSPFAEMPSPKVYGETANADGEAAFRAHLNSTFEIDQPTSGNTVGSELSPFGFRLGIRYPSASADMLIDAAAHAQRAWRDAGPTAWIGVSLEILARLNRASFEIAYAVMHTTGQAFMMAFQAGSPHAQDRALEAIAYAWDQLRRIPADAHWEKPQGKNPPLAMKKRFTVVPRGTGLVLGCCTFPTWNSYPGLFADLATGNTVIVKPHPGAILPLAITVRIARDVLREAGFDPNVVTLLATGPNDGELVQDLALRPQIKLIDFTGSTQNGTWLERHAHQAHVFTEKAGVNQIVIDSVDDIKAAARNIAFSLALYSGQMCTAPQNIYVPRTGIETAEGIMPFDAVAQTLAAAVDKMLADPAKAVELLGAVQNEGVVQRIDEARRLGRVLLESRALAHPAFTDARVRTPLILQLDGTADSAQFIKEWFGPISFVIATDSTSQSLELAARTAAEHGALTLSVYSTDDSVIEAAHEASLRGGVALSINLTGGVFVNQSAAFSDFHGTGANPAANATLSDAAFVANRFRIVQSRAHVEPKTLAA; encoded by the coding sequence ATGACCCACACGCTATTCAGCAAGCACGAAGAGACGCTGCAAAAGGCGCTTGCCGCGATCGAAACACGCGGCTACTGGAGCCCGTTCGCCGAAATGCCCAGTCCCAAAGTGTACGGGGAAACCGCTAACGCGGATGGCGAAGCCGCGTTCCGCGCCCACCTGAACAGCACGTTCGAAATCGATCAGCCAACCAGCGGCAACACGGTCGGCTCGGAGTTGTCGCCGTTCGGTTTTCGGCTTGGCATCCGCTATCCGTCTGCCAGCGCCGACATGCTGATCGACGCAGCAGCGCACGCTCAGCGCGCCTGGCGAGATGCCGGTCCGACGGCATGGATCGGCGTGAGCCTCGAAATTCTTGCGCGGCTCAATCGGGCGAGCTTCGAGATCGCCTACGCGGTCATGCACACCACCGGTCAGGCATTCATGATGGCCTTTCAGGCGGGCAGCCCGCATGCACAGGACCGCGCGCTCGAGGCAATCGCTTATGCCTGGGACCAGTTGCGCCGCATTCCCGCCGACGCACACTGGGAAAAACCGCAAGGCAAAAACCCGCCGCTCGCGATGAAGAAGCGCTTCACCGTGGTCCCGCGCGGCACCGGCCTCGTACTCGGCTGCTGCACGTTTCCAACATGGAACAGCTACCCGGGCCTGTTCGCTGATCTCGCGACCGGCAACACGGTGATCGTCAAGCCCCATCCGGGAGCGATCCTGCCGCTCGCCATAACGGTTCGCATCGCGCGCGATGTTCTGCGCGAAGCCGGTTTCGATCCGAACGTCGTGACTCTGCTTGCAACCGGGCCGAATGACGGCGAGCTCGTTCAGGATCTCGCGTTGCGCCCGCAGATCAAGCTGATCGACTTCACCGGCAGCACGCAGAACGGCACCTGGCTCGAACGCCATGCGCATCAAGCGCACGTGTTCACCGAGAAGGCCGGCGTGAACCAGATTGTGATCGACTCCGTCGACGACATTAAGGCCGCCGCGCGCAATATCGCGTTTTCGCTGGCGTTGTACTCCGGCCAGATGTGCACCGCTCCGCAGAACATCTACGTTCCGCGCACGGGCATCGAAACCGCGGAAGGCATCATGCCCTTCGACGCTGTCGCACAGACGTTAGCCGCAGCTGTCGACAAGATGCTGGCCGACCCGGCGAAAGCCGTCGAACTTCTCGGCGCCGTGCAAAACGAAGGCGTCGTGCAGCGGATCGACGAAGCGCGCAGGCTCGGCCGCGTGCTGCTCGAGAGCCGCGCGCTCGCGCATCCTGCATTCACCGATGCGCGCGTGCGCACGCCGCTGATTCTGCAGCTGGACGGCACCGCCGATTCCGCCCAATTCATCAAAGAATGGTTTGGGCCGATCTCGTTCGTCATCGCGACCGATTCCACCAGTCAATCGCTCGAGCTTGCCGCGCGTACGGCCGCCGAACACGGTGCATTGACCCTCTCTGTCTACAGCACCGACGACAGCGTGATCGAAGCAGCGCATGAAGCGTCGCTGCGCGGCGGCGTTGCACTATCGATCAACCTGACGGGTGGTGTTTTCGTCAATCAGTCTGCTGCGTTCTCCGATTTCCATGGCACCGGCGCGAACCCTGCCGCCAACGCGACATTGAGCGACGCAGCGTTCGTTGCCAATCGATTCCGCATCGTTCAAAGCCGCGCCCATGTTGAACCAAAAACGCTCGCCGCGTAA
- a CDS encoding enoyl-CoA hydratase: MAYENILVETRGRVGLITLNRPKALNALSDALIDELGEALHAFDADDNIGAMIITGSEKAFAAGADIAMMSKYSYMDAYKSDYITRNWEVVRRIRKPIIAAVAGFALGGGCELAMLCDIIIAADTAKFGQPEIKLGIMPGAGGTQRLPRAVSKAKAMDMCLTARFMDADEAERAGLVSRVVPAASLLDEAISAAATIAEFPLPAVMMVKESINSAYETTLAEGVRFERRLFHSLFATDDQKEGMAAFLEKRKPVFKHQ; encoded by the coding sequence ATGGCATACGAAAACATCCTGGTCGAAACAAGAGGCCGGGTCGGTCTCATCACGCTGAATCGACCGAAGGCGCTCAATGCGCTAAGCGACGCGTTGATCGATGAACTGGGCGAAGCGCTGCATGCGTTCGACGCGGACGACAACATCGGAGCGATGATCATCACCGGCAGCGAAAAGGCATTTGCCGCAGGGGCCGACATCGCGATGATGTCGAAGTACTCCTATATGGACGCGTACAAGAGCGACTACATCACGCGCAACTGGGAGGTGGTGCGCCGGATCCGCAAGCCGATCATTGCCGCGGTAGCAGGGTTTGCATTGGGCGGCGGCTGCGAACTGGCGATGCTGTGCGACATCATCATCGCGGCGGACACCGCGAAGTTCGGCCAACCTGAAATCAAGCTCGGCATCATGCCTGGCGCAGGTGGAACGCAGCGATTGCCGCGTGCCGTTTCCAAGGCGAAGGCAATGGACATGTGCCTGACCGCGCGCTTCATGGATGCGGATGAAGCTGAGCGCGCCGGGTTGGTGTCGCGCGTGGTACCGGCCGCGTCGTTGCTCGACGAGGCAATTTCAGCGGCCGCGACGATTGCTGAGTTTCCTTTGCCGGCGGTGATGATGGTGAAGGAATCGATCAACAGCGCGTATGAAACGACGCTGGCTGAAGGCGTGCGTTTCGAGCGTCGCCTGTTCCACTCGCTGTTCGCCACTGACGATCAGAAAGAGGGAATGGCTGCGTTCCTCGAGAAGCGCAAACCGGTGTTCAAGCATCAGTAG
- a CDS encoding M20 aminoacylase family protein gives MKLIPEIQSAHGEIQSLRRTIHAHPELRYEETHTSDLVAKTLSGWGIEVHRGLGKTGVVGVLKRGNGTRSIGLRADMDALPILELNTFDHRSRNDGKMHACGHDGHTAMLLGAARYLAKHGDFDGTIVFIFQPAEEGGAGAKAMIDDGLFTRFPVDAVFGIHNWPGLGAGHFGVTDGPIMASSNEFRIEVKGVGAHAALPHNGRDPVFTAVQIANGLQGIITRNKKPIDTGVLSITQIHAGDAVNVVPNEAWLAGTVRTFTTQTLDMIESRMHKIVESIAEAYECSAKLTFRRNYPPTVNTSEETKFAAMVMKEIVGEENVIDPIEPTMTAEDFSFMLEAKPGCYAFLGNGDGDHREMGHGDGPCMLHNASYDFNDELLPVGSTYWVRLAQRFLAR, from the coding sequence ATGAAACTTATCCCTGAAATCCAGTCCGCGCATGGCGAAATTCAGTCCCTTCGACGAACGATTCACGCGCATCCTGAACTGCGTTATGAAGAGACGCACACGTCCGATCTGGTGGCGAAGACGTTGTCCGGTTGGGGAATTGAAGTCCATCGCGGACTCGGTAAAACCGGCGTCGTCGGCGTATTGAAGCGTGGCAATGGCACGCGCTCGATCGGCTTGCGCGCCGATATGGATGCGTTGCCGATTCTCGAGCTCAATACGTTCGATCACCGTTCCCGCAACGACGGGAAGATGCACGCGTGCGGACACGATGGACACACGGCGATGCTGCTCGGCGCCGCGCGCTACCTCGCGAAGCATGGCGACTTCGACGGCACGATCGTGTTTATCTTCCAGCCGGCCGAAGAAGGCGGCGCCGGCGCTAAGGCTATGATCGACGATGGGCTCTTCACGCGATTTCCTGTCGATGCGGTGTTCGGCATCCACAACTGGCCGGGTCTTGGCGCCGGACACTTCGGCGTGACCGACGGGCCGATCATGGCGTCGAGTAATGAATTCCGGATCGAGGTGAAGGGCGTGGGCGCTCACGCAGCCTTGCCGCATAACGGGCGCGACCCGGTCTTCACGGCTGTGCAGATCGCGAATGGTCTGCAGGGCATCATCACGCGCAACAAGAAGCCGATCGATACCGGGGTCCTGTCGATTACGCAGATTCATGCGGGCGATGCGGTGAACGTGGTGCCGAACGAGGCGTGGCTCGCCGGGACCGTGCGCACGTTCACGACGCAGACGCTCGACATGATCGAGTCGCGTATGCACAAGATCGTGGAGAGTATCGCGGAAGCGTATGAGTGTTCGGCCAAACTGACGTTTCGACGCAATTACCCGCCGACGGTCAATACCAGCGAAGAGACAAAGTTTGCGGCGATGGTGATGAAGGAAATCGTCGGGGAGGAAAACGTCATCGATCCGATCGAGCCGACGATGACCGCCGAAGACTTCTCGTTCATGCTGGAAGCGAAGCCGGGATGCTATGCGTTCCTCGGCAATGGAGATGGCGATCATCGCGAGATGGGACACGGCGACGGGCCATGCATGCTGCACAACGCGAGCTATGACTTCAACGACGAGTTGCTGCCGGTCGGGTCGACGTACTGGGTGAGGTTGGCGCAGCGATTCCTGGCGCGCTAA
- a CDS encoding molybdopterin-containing oxidoreductase family protein, with protein MNAPTEFARAVCPHDCPDTCAMRVTVENGRAIKVTGDPDHPPTQGVLCTKVSRYADRVHHTSRLTTPMKRVGKKGEGRFEPVTWDEAFALAATKLSEIAARAPEAIVPYSYAGTMGLVQGDSIAQRFFHKLGASQLDRTICASAGAAGLKYTYGAGLGMLTEFFSESELILIWGANPIASNLHFWTRAQEAKRNGARLIAIDPYRSLTAEKCHQHIALRPGTDGALALGIMHVLITEDFLDHAYIADHTLGFEQLKARALTYTPERVAEICGLEQTEIVELARLYGKTRKSAIRLNYGMQRVRGGGNAVRAIASLPSLTGAWRERAGGALLSSSGWAPVDSFALARPDLMPGWPSAPSRVINMNAIGDALLHPGDTSNASNVGNTSTNTGFGPKVEAIIVYNSNPVAVAPDSERVAAGFAREDLFTIVLEHFQTDTADYADLLLPATTQLEHLDIHKSYGHTYVMANLPAIAPIGDAKPNTEIFRGIARAMGLTEPALFETDEDVAAAAFRWDDAALEGVDWPALKHAGWAKLHVPDAPFANGGFRTPSGKCEFYSERLAQQGLDPLPDYLPPYESAENAPELASRYPLAMISPPARNFLNSTFVNVESLRSTEGEPHLDIHPADAERRGISEGNHVRIFNDRGSMQARARVTDKAREGLVVGLSIWWKKLAPDGRNANQVTSQALTDLGGSATFYDCLVEVERA; from the coding sequence ATGAACGCTCCCACCGAATTCGCCCGCGCGGTCTGTCCGCACGATTGCCCGGATACTTGCGCGATGCGTGTGACCGTCGAAAACGGCCGCGCCATCAAGGTGACCGGCGATCCCGACCACCCGCCGACGCAGGGTGTGCTGTGCACCAAGGTCAGTCGCTATGCGGACCGCGTGCACCACACGAGCCGCCTGACCACGCCAATGAAACGTGTCGGCAAAAAAGGCGAAGGGCGTTTCGAGCCGGTTACATGGGACGAAGCATTTGCACTAGCAGCCACGAAGCTGTCCGAAATCGCAGCGCGCGCGCCCGAAGCAATCGTCCCCTACAGCTACGCCGGCACGATGGGCCTCGTGCAGGGCGACAGCATTGCGCAGCGGTTCTTCCACAAGCTCGGTGCGTCGCAGCTCGATCGCACGATTTGCGCGTCCGCAGGCGCGGCAGGTCTCAAATACACGTACGGCGCAGGTCTCGGCATGCTCACCGAGTTCTTCTCCGAAAGCGAATTGATCCTGATCTGGGGCGCCAATCCAATCGCGTCGAACCTGCATTTCTGGACGCGCGCGCAAGAAGCCAAGCGCAATGGCGCCCGCCTGATCGCCATCGACCCCTACCGGTCGCTCACGGCCGAAAAGTGCCATCAGCACATCGCACTCAGGCCCGGCACCGACGGCGCACTCGCGCTCGGGATCATGCATGTACTCATCACCGAAGACTTTCTCGATCACGCGTATATCGCCGACCACACGCTCGGTTTCGAGCAGTTGAAGGCGCGCGCGCTCACCTACACGCCGGAACGCGTCGCGGAGATTTGCGGTCTGGAACAAACGGAGATCGTGGAACTTGCGCGTCTTTACGGCAAAACCCGCAAATCCGCGATCCGTCTCAACTATGGCATGCAGCGTGTGCGCGGCGGCGGCAACGCGGTGCGCGCGATTGCCAGCCTGCCGTCGCTGACCGGCGCGTGGCGTGAGCGCGCGGGCGGCGCACTGTTGTCGTCATCGGGATGGGCGCCGGTCGATTCGTTCGCGCTGGCCCGGCCCGATCTGATGCCGGGCTGGCCATCCGCACCATCGCGCGTCATCAATATGAACGCGATCGGCGATGCGTTGCTTCACCCCGGCGACACCAGCAACGCCAGCAACGTCGGCAACACCAGCACGAACACCGGATTCGGCCCAAAGGTCGAGGCAATCATCGTCTACAACTCAAATCCGGTCGCCGTTGCGCCCGATTCCGAGCGCGTGGCCGCAGGCTTTGCTCGCGAAGATCTCTTCACGATCGTCCTCGAGCACTTCCAGACCGACACCGCCGACTACGCCGACCTGCTGCTCCCCGCCACCACGCAGCTCGAGCACCTCGACATCCACAAGTCGTACGGCCACACGTACGTGATGGCGAACCTGCCCGCGATTGCACCGATCGGCGACGCGAAGCCGAACACCGAGATTTTCCGGGGCATCGCGCGCGCCATGGGCCTCACCGAACCGGCGCTCTTCGAGACCGATGAAGACGTCGCCGCGGCGGCCTTCCGCTGGGACGACGCTGCGCTCGAGGGTGTCGACTGGCCGGCACTCAAGCACGCCGGCTGGGCAAAGCTGCATGTGCCGGACGCGCCGTTCGCGAACGGCGGCTTTCGCACGCCGTCGGGCAAATGCGAGTTCTATAGCGAACGGCTCGCGCAACAAGGCCTTGATCCGCTGCCCGACTATCTGCCGCCGTACGAGTCGGCCGAAAATGCGCCCGAACTCGCGTCCCGCTATCCGCTCGCAATGATCTCTCCGCCCGCGCGCAACTTCCTGAACAGCACTTTCGTCAACGTCGAAAGCCTGCGTTCGACTGAAGGCGAGCCGCATCTCGACATCCATCCCGCTGATGCTGAGCGCCGCGGCATCAGCGAAGGAAACCACGTGCGCATCTTCAACGACCGCGGTTCGATGCAGGCGCGGGCCCGCGTGACGGACAAAGCACGCGAAGGGCTCGTCGTCGGCCTGTCGATCTGGTGGAAGAAGCTCGCACCGGACGGCCGCAATGCGAACCAGGTGACGAGCCAGGCATTAACCGATCTCGGTGGTTCGGCGACGTTCTATGACTGTCTCGTCGAAGTCGAACGCGCTTAA
- a CDS encoding long-chain fatty acid--CoA ligase: MQKIWLKSYPPGVPAEIDPTQYASVADLLEESFREYRDKPAFACMGKSISYRELDEFSRRLGAWFQSKGLERGARIAIMMPNVLQYPIAIAAILRAGYVVVNANPLYTPRELEYQMKDSGAQAIIVLENFAATVQAVIGNTSIRHVIVASMGDLLGLKGHIVNFVVRRVKKLVPAWSLPGHVRFNDALAQGARATFKPVQQGQQDIAFLQYTGGTTGVSKGATLTHRNLIANVLQSAAWHEPARVARPDVTQTVTVAALPLYHVFALTVCGLMPIRQGGLVVLIPNPRDIGGMIKSLQGYQITTLPAVNTLYNAMLNHPDFDKLDFSNLMVANAGGMAVQKAVAERWFARTKTPIIEGYGLSETSPTVSCNPVTATEYNGTIGLPVSSTEISIRDDDGNEVPLGQPGEVCIRGPQVMAGYWNRPDETAKVMTADGFLRSGDIGLMDERGYVKIVDRKKDMILVSGFNVYPNEVEDVVAKHPGVFEVAAVGVPDPQCGEAVKLFIVKKDEKLTDADIIAFCKDQLTPYKRPRIVEFRKELPKSNVGKILRRELRDGRA; encoded by the coding sequence ATGCAGAAGATCTGGCTGAAATCGTACCCACCCGGCGTGCCGGCGGAGATTGATCCAACGCAGTACGCATCGGTGGCCGATCTACTTGAAGAAAGCTTCCGCGAATATCGCGACAAGCCCGCGTTCGCGTGCATGGGCAAATCAATTTCCTACCGCGAACTCGACGAATTCTCGCGCCGCCTGGGCGCGTGGTTCCAGTCGAAGGGACTCGAGCGCGGCGCGCGCATCGCGATCATGATGCCGAATGTGCTGCAGTACCCGATCGCGATCGCGGCGATTCTGCGCGCGGGCTATGTCGTCGTAAATGCGAATCCGCTCTACACCCCGCGCGAACTCGAATATCAGATGAAGGACAGCGGCGCACAGGCGATCATCGTGCTCGAGAACTTTGCGGCGACCGTGCAGGCGGTGATCGGCAACACGTCGATCAGGCATGTGATCGTCGCGTCGATGGGCGATCTGCTGGGGCTGAAAGGGCACATCGTCAATTTCGTTGTGCGGCGCGTGAAGAAGTTGGTGCCTGCGTGGAGCTTGCCCGGTCACGTGCGCTTCAACGACGCGCTCGCGCAGGGCGCGCGCGCGACCTTCAAGCCCGTCCAGCAAGGTCAGCAAGACATCGCGTTTCTGCAATATACGGGCGGCACGACCGGGGTATCGAAGGGCGCGACGCTCACCCATCGCAATCTGATCGCCAATGTGCTGCAGTCCGCGGCGTGGCACGAACCGGCTCGCGTCGCGCGGCCCGACGTCACGCAAACGGTCACGGTCGCCGCGCTGCCGCTCTATCACGTGTTCGCGCTGACGGTCTGCGGCTTGATGCCGATCCGCCAGGGCGGCCTCGTCGTGCTGATTCCGAACCCGCGCGACATCGGCGGCATGATCAAGTCGCTGCAGGGCTACCAGATCACGACGTTGCCGGCCGTCAACACGCTCTACAACGCAATGCTTAACCATCCGGATTTCGACAAGCTCGACTTCTCGAACCTGATGGTCGCGAACGCGGGCGGCATGGCTGTGCAGAAGGCCGTCGCCGAGCGCTGGTTCGCGCGCACGAAGACGCCGATCATCGAGGGTTATGGCTTGTCGGAGACCTCGCCGACGGTCAGCTGCAATCCGGTCACGGCCACCGAGTACAACGGCACGATCGGCCTGCCGGTGTCGTCGACGGAAATCTCGATTCGCGACGACGACGGCAACGAAGTGCCGCTCGGTCAGCCGGGCGAAGTCTGCATTCGCGGTCCGCAGGTGATGGCCGGCTACTGGAACCGACCCGATGAAACCGCGAAAGTGATGACCGCGGACGGCTTTTTGCGCTCCGGCGACATCGGGCTGATGGACGAGCGCGGCTACGTGAAGATCGTCGATCGCAAGAAGGACATGATTCTCGTGTCGGGCTTCAACGTTTATCCGAACGAAGTCGAGGATGTGGTCGCGAAGCATCCGGGCGTGTTCGAAGTGGCGGCGGTCGGCGTGCCTGACCCGCAGTGCGGCGAAGCGGTGAAGCTCTTTATCGTCAAGAAGGACGAAAAGCTGACCGATGCGGACATCATCGCGTTCTGCAAAGACCAGCTCACGCCTTATAAGCGGCCGCGCATCGTCGAGTTCCGCAAGGAATTGCCGAAGAGCAACGTGGGCAAGATTCTGCGCCGCGAGTTGCGCGACGGCCGCGCATAA
- the coq7 gene encoding 2-polyprenyl-3-methyl-6-methoxy-1,4-benzoquinone monooxygenase, protein MLLDDLITEFDRGLRSMTGVSRMSRPMPVPARPADPAATADAADAADVGDSAERVEMTAQERAHAAGLMRVNHVGEVCAQALYQAQKLATRSPSLKQAFENAAREEEDHLAWTAKRLEALDSRPSLLNPLWYAGALAIGFAAGRFGDRVSLGFMAETERQVEHHLNGHMEALPAADHESRAIVEQMRADEAAHGKAAMDAGGVELPFPARALMRAASKIMTTTAYRI, encoded by the coding sequence ATGCTGCTTGACGACTTGATTACGGAGTTCGACCGCGGATTGCGATCGATGACAGGCGTGTCGCGCATGAGTCGCCCGATGCCGGTGCCGGCCCGACCGGCCGATCCCGCCGCTACGGCAGATGCAGCCGATGCGGCAGACGTCGGCGATTCCGCCGAACGCGTCGAAATGACCGCGCAGGAGCGCGCGCACGCGGCGGGGCTCATGCGTGTCAATCATGTCGGCGAAGTCTGCGCGCAGGCGCTCTATCAGGCGCAAAAGCTCGCCACACGTTCTCCATCCTTGAAGCAGGCCTTCGAAAACGCCGCGCGCGAAGAGGAAGATCACCTCGCGTGGACCGCGAAACGCCTCGAAGCGCTCGATTCGCGCCCCAGTCTCCTGAACCCGCTGTGGTACGCAGGCGCGCTCGCAATCGGCTTCGCCGCGGGGCGTTTCGGCGATCGCGTGAGCCTCGGCTTCATGGCCGAGACCGAGCGCCAGGTCGAGCATCATCTGAACGGCCATATGGAAGCACTGCCGGCCGCGGACCACGAATCGCGCGCCATCGTCGAGCAGATGCGCGCCGACGAAGCAGCGCACGGTAAAGCAGCGATGGACGCAGGCGGTGTCGAGCTGCCTTTTCCCGCGCGTGCGCTGATGCGCGCGGCGTCGAAAATCATGACGACCACCGCGTACCGTATCTAA
- the mraZ gene encoding division/cell wall cluster transcriptional repressor MraZ, with the protein MFQGASALTLDAKGRMSIPARYRDALQGQAEGRVTITKHPDGCLLLFPRPEWEVFRTKIAALPMEAKWWQRIFLGNAADVELDTAGRVLVSPELRIAGSLEKDVMLLGMGSHFELWDAQTYNAKEQAAMAQGMPEALKNFTF; encoded by the coding sequence GTGTTCCAAGGGGCGTCAGCGCTGACACTCGATGCGAAAGGGAGAATGTCGATCCCGGCTCGCTATCGTGATGCGCTGCAAGGACAGGCAGAAGGCCGGGTGACGATTACCAAGCACCCGGACGGCTGCCTGTTGCTGTTTCCGCGCCCCGAGTGGGAGGTCTTTCGCACGAAAATCGCCGCGCTGCCGATGGAAGCGAAGTGGTGGCAGCGGATCTTTCTCGGCAATGCAGCCGACGTCGAACTCGATACGGCCGGGCGCGTGCTCGTGTCACCCGAATTGCGCATCGCCGGCTCGCTTGAAAAAGACGTGATGTTGTTAGGAATGGGAAGTCACTTCGAGTTGTGGGACGCACAGACCTACAACGCGAAGGAACAGGCGGCGATGGCGCAGGGCATGCCCGAAGCGCTGAAGAACTTCACATTCTGA